One segment of Streptomyces sp. NBC_01463 DNA contains the following:
- a CDS encoding alpha/beta hydrolase: MPTFHTYDGTELAYRVLGEGAPLICLPGGAMRAGAYLGDLGGLSATRQLVVLDLRGTGDSAVPEDMSTCRCDRLVEDVEALRLHLGLDRVDLLAHSAAGDLASLYAARHPEALRSLILVAPGTRATGFAFVERAAREAAALRCAEPWYAQALPALEQIWAGHFTDELRAASRPFLYGRWDGAAQEHAARSAREINAAAAQAYYADGAFNPVETVASLRTFPAPVLVLTGEYDGLTTPDRAAELAALFPESEFAVQRGAGHFPWLDDPGAFVRTVTAFLDPEVHSVQAGGIRLAYRVWGEPSAPPVVLAHGRCGDSTTWTEVAERLAAGHRVYAFDFRGHGLSDWTGRYSFELFRDDLHAFLEARNLSGATVVGHSMGGAAAFLLAERQPGLIGRLVLEEAPPPFPLDPPRGPVERPEGRLDFDWPVVPSINAQLNEPDPEGRERLAEITAPTLVIGGGPGSQIVQEDLAWMARQIPGARHVTIDAGHLVHTERPEEFLAALRSFGVG, translated from the coding sequence ATGCCGACTTTCCATACGTACGACGGGACCGAACTCGCCTATCGCGTGCTGGGGGAGGGCGCACCGCTGATCTGCCTGCCGGGCGGCGCGATGCGGGCCGGCGCCTACCTCGGAGACCTCGGCGGGCTCTCCGCCACCCGGCAGCTGGTCGTCCTCGACCTGCGTGGTACCGGGGACTCCGCCGTACCGGAAGACATGTCCACCTGCCGTTGCGACCGGCTCGTCGAGGACGTCGAGGCGCTGCGCCTGCATCTCGGACTCGACCGCGTCGATCTGCTTGCCCACTCGGCGGCCGGTGACCTCGCCTCGCTCTACGCCGCACGCCACCCCGAGGCCCTGCGCAGCCTGATCCTGGTCGCCCCCGGCACCCGGGCCACCGGATTCGCCTTCGTGGAGCGCGCGGCCCGGGAAGCCGCCGCGCTGCGCTGCGCGGAGCCCTGGTACGCGCAGGCGCTCCCCGCCCTGGAACAGATCTGGGCGGGACACTTCACGGACGAACTGCGCGCCGCCTCCCGGCCGTTCCTGTACGGGCGGTGGGACGGGGCGGCGCAGGAGCACGCGGCCCGGTCCGCCCGTGAGATCAACGCCGCTGCTGCCCAGGCCTATTACGCCGACGGCGCGTTCAACCCCGTCGAGACGGTGGCCTCGTTGCGTACGTTCCCGGCCCCGGTCCTCGTCCTGACCGGCGAGTACGACGGCCTCACCACCCCCGACCGGGCCGCCGAACTGGCGGCGCTCTTCCCGGAGTCGGAGTTCGCCGTGCAGCGCGGGGCCGGGCACTTCCCGTGGCTCGACGACCCGGGTGCCTTCGTCCGGACCGTCACCGCGTTCCTGGACCCCGAGGTGCACAGCGTCCAGGCCGGCGGAATACGCCTCGCCTACCGGGTGTGGGGGGAACCCTCCGCACCGCCCGTCGTCCTCGCCCACGGGCGGTGCGGAGACAGCACCACCTGGACCGAGGTCGCCGAACGGCTCGCCGCCGGCCACCGGGTGTACGCCTTCGACTTCCGCGGCCACGGACTCAGCGACTGGACCGGGCGCTACTCCTTCGAGCTGTTCCGCGACGACCTGCACGCCTTCCTTGAGGCCCGCAACCTCTCCGGTGCCACGGTCGTCGGGCACTCCATGGGCGGCGCCGCGGCCTTCCTGCTCGCCGAGCGGCAGCCCGGACTCATCGGCAGGCTCGTCCTGGAGGAGGCGCCCCCGCCCTTCCCGCTCGACCCGCCCCGCGGACCCGTCGAACGCCCCGAAGGACGGCTCGACTTCGACTGGCCGGTGGTGCCGTCCATCAACGCCCAGCTCAACGAGCCCGACCCGGAGGGGCGCGAGCGCCTCGCCGAGATCACCGCGCCCACCCTCGTCATCGGCGGCGGACCGGGCAGCCAGATCGTCCAGGAGGACCTCGCCTGGATGGCCCGGCAGATCCCCGGCGCCCGGCACGTCACCATCGACGCGGGCCACCTCGTGCACACCGAACGGCCGGAGGAGTTCCTCGCCGCCCTCCGGTCGTTCGGTGTGGGCTGA
- a CDS encoding antibiotic biosynthesis monooxygenase encodes MTTTLSERTSQSAFDGSRLRVILLLDLHDGAQKQFLEAYEHMRNQVASIPGHISDQLCQSIENPSQWLITSEWESAPPFLAWVNSEDHVATVQPLHSCVRDTRSLRFSVLRETGAAFEESFEPLKGGLQAAPRLGDGVVRHALTFTVKPGTEEIVAKILADYDSPQARVDEHTRLRRTSLFMHGNRVVRAVEVEGDLLAALRHVSRQPEVRAVEEAINPYLEQDRDLADPDSARMFFTRAALPTVHHVTTGRHAAGERKRHALFYQAKEGCGMALARLLAEHDEEEADNAGSPIESSTIFQRDDIVVRLLEVGGPLDAQPAKALGIHGPGKAARLARLLDGEANAVPTSDDDAARFLARSEMKLITDRRAAES; translated from the coding sequence ATGACCACCACCCTCTCGGAACGGACCTCCCAGTCCGCCTTCGACGGATCAAGGCTGCGGGTCATCCTGCTGCTTGACCTGCACGACGGCGCCCAGAAGCAGTTCCTGGAGGCGTACGAGCACATGCGCAACCAGGTCGCCTCGATCCCGGGACACATCAGCGACCAGCTGTGCCAGTCCATCGAGAACCCGTCCCAATGGCTCATCACCAGCGAGTGGGAGAGCGCACCGCCCTTCCTCGCCTGGGTCAACAGCGAGGACCACGTCGCCACGGTCCAGCCCCTGCACAGCTGCGTGCGCGACACCCGTTCGCTGCGCTTCAGCGTCCTGCGCGAGACCGGAGCGGCCTTCGAGGAGAGCTTCGAGCCCCTCAAGGGCGGTCTCCAGGCCGCGCCCCGCCTCGGGGACGGGGTGGTGCGCCACGCGCTGACCTTCACCGTCAAGCCGGGCACCGAGGAGATCGTCGCGAAGATCCTCGCCGACTACGACTCCCCGCAGGCCCGGGTCGACGAGCACACCCGGCTGCGCCGCACCTCGCTCTTCATGCACGGCAACCGGGTGGTGCGCGCGGTCGAGGTCGAGGGCGACCTCCTCGCGGCCCTGCGCCACGTCTCCCGGCAGCCCGAGGTCCGGGCCGTCGAGGAGGCGATCAACCCGTACCTGGAGCAGGACCGCGACCTGGCCGACCCCGACTCCGCCCGGATGTTCTTCACCCGAGCGGCCCTGCCCACCGTCCACCACGTGACGACGGGCCGCCACGCAGCCGGGGAGCGCAAGCGCCACGCGCTCTTCTACCAGGCCAAGGAGGGCTGCGGAATGGCGCTCGCCCGCCTCCTCGCGGAGCACGACGAGGAGGAGGCCGACAACGCCGGCAGCCCCATCGAGAGCAGCACGATCTTCCAGCGCGACGACATCGTGGTCCGTCTGCTGGAGGTGGGCGGCCCGCTCGACGCACAGCCCGCCAAGGCCCTCGGCATCCACGGCCCCGGCAAGGCCGCCCGGCTCGCCCGCCTCCTCGACGGCGAGGCGAACGCCGTGCCGACGAGCGACGACGACGCCGCACGCTTCCTCGCCCGGTCCGAGATGAAGCTGATCACCGACCGCCGCGCCGCGGAGTCCTGA
- a CDS encoding FAD-dependent monooxygenase, whose amino-acid sequence MNENVDVHVPVLIVGGSLVGLSASLFLGRLGVEHLLVEKHDATSTHPRGRGNNVRTMEIFRRAGVEPQIRAAASVLAENHGILQAGSLTGDDQEWLFKEIDPGGALARFSPSGWCLCSQNDLEPVLLDRALEQGGDLRFSTELMSFDPDGSGVTAALKNRRTGEHTTVRADYLIAADGPRSPVREQLRIGRSGAGDLFHNVSITFRSARLAEVLGDRRFIVCYLTNPEADGALLPVDNEREWVFHAPWQPDRGETLEDFTDERCAAHIRKAVGAPDIDVEITGKAPWHAAERVADRYARGRVFLAGDSAHEMSPTGAFGSNTGIQDAHNLAWKLAAVLRGEAGPGLLDTYEAERLPVARATSERASARSGEHSHPGYAPPPAVGGGKRGGMLNVALGYRYVNGAVLGVGPDRPVVPEGVLLNGDPGSRAPHLWVRRAGERISTLDLYERSFVLLTDASDVAWRRAAARVGDRLGARLDAFGIGTGPGGDLEPEAGADWAEAHGTSAGGAVVVRPDGFVAWRAESGVEDAEAALYEVMVALLRRD is encoded by the coding sequence ATGAACGAGAACGTCGACGTCCATGTACCGGTCCTCATCGTGGGCGGCTCCCTGGTGGGCCTGTCCGCGTCCCTCTTCCTCGGCCGGCTCGGCGTCGAGCACCTGCTGGTCGAGAAGCACGACGCCACCTCGACACACCCACGGGGCCGCGGCAACAACGTCCGCACGATGGAGATCTTCCGCCGGGCCGGGGTGGAGCCGCAGATCCGTGCGGCCGCGTCGGTCCTGGCGGAGAACCACGGCATTCTGCAGGCCGGTTCGCTGACCGGTGACGATCAGGAGTGGCTGTTCAAGGAGATCGACCCGGGTGGCGCGCTCGCCCGCTTCAGCCCGAGCGGCTGGTGCCTGTGCAGCCAGAACGACCTGGAGCCCGTCCTGCTGGACCGGGCACTGGAGCAGGGCGGCGATCTGCGGTTCTCCACGGAACTGATGTCGTTCGACCCGGACGGCTCGGGTGTGACCGCGGCCCTGAAGAACCGGCGGACGGGTGAGCACACGACCGTTCGGGCGGACTACCTGATCGCCGCCGACGGTCCGCGCAGTCCGGTCCGTGAGCAGTTGCGCATCGGCCGTTCGGGTGCCGGCGACCTGTTCCACAACGTGAGCATCACCTTCCGCTCCGCCCGGCTCGCCGAGGTGCTGGGCGACCGGCGCTTCATCGTCTGCTACCTGACGAATCCGGAGGCCGACGGCGCGCTGCTGCCGGTGGACAACGAGCGGGAGTGGGTGTTCCACGCGCCGTGGCAGCCGGACCGGGGCGAGACGCTGGAGGACTTCACGGACGAGCGGTGCGCGGCGCACATCCGCAAGGCCGTCGGGGCGCCGGACATCGACGTCGAGATCACCGGCAAGGCGCCGTGGCACGCGGCCGAGCGGGTGGCGGACCGGTACGCCCGGGGCAGGGTCTTCCTGGCCGGCGACTCGGCGCACGAGATGTCGCCCACCGGGGCCTTCGGCTCCAACACCGGTATCCAGGACGCGCACAACCTGGCGTGGAAGCTCGCCGCGGTGCTGCGCGGCGAGGCGGGTCCGGGACTGCTGGACACGTACGAGGCGGAGCGGCTGCCGGTGGCCCGGGCGACGAGCGAGCGGGCCTCGGCACGCTCGGGCGAGCACAGCCACCCGGGGTACGCGCCGCCGCCGGCCGTGGGCGGCGGCAAGCGCGGCGGGATGCTGAACGTGGCGCTCGGCTACCGGTACGTGAACGGTGCGGTGCTGGGCGTCGGTCCGGACCGGCCCGTGGTGCCCGAGGGGGTGCTGCTGAACGGTGATCCGGGCAGCAGGGCGCCGCACTTGTGGGTCCGCAGGGCCGGTGAGCGGATCTCCACGCTGGATCTGTACGAGCGGTCCTTCGTACTGCTCACCGACGCCTCGGACGTGGCGTGGCGCCGGGCCGCGGCGCGGGTCGGTGACCGGCTGGGGGCCCGGCTCGACGCGTTCGGGATCGGCACGGGACCGGGCGGCGATCTGGAGCCGGAGGCCGGTGCCGACTGGGCCGAGGCGCACGGGACGAGCGCCGGTGGCGCCGTGGTGGTGCGGCCCGACGGCTTCGTCGCCTGGCGTGCGGAGTCGGGTGTCGAGGACGCCGAGGCGGCCCTGTACGAGGTCATGGTGGCGCTGCTGCGCCGGGACTGA
- a CDS encoding cupin domain-containing protein, whose protein sequence is MTMHRPRIVDLSETQPNTRRGGDLRALLTPTAVGATSGFMGLAIIQPGDRIAEHYHPYSEEFVYVVDGLLEVDLDGEPYAMRRDQGLLIPLNVRHRFRNVGDVEARMVFHLGPLAPRPELGHVDTEATEAAERGAPPERTEAAS, encoded by the coding sequence ATGACCATGCACCGGCCACGCATCGTGGACCTCAGTGAGACCCAGCCCAACACCAGGCGCGGGGGTGACCTGCGAGCCCTTCTCACCCCGACGGCCGTGGGCGCCACCAGCGGCTTCATGGGGCTGGCCATCATTCAGCCCGGCGACCGCATCGCGGAGCACTACCACCCGTACTCGGAGGAGTTCGTCTACGTCGTGGACGGGCTGCTCGAAGTGGACCTGGACGGCGAGCCGTACGCGATGCGACGCGACCAGGGGCTGCTGATTCCCCTGAACGTACGCCACCGCTTCCGCAACGTCGGTGACGTAGAGGCCCGCATGGTCTTCCACCTCGGTCCGCTGGCCCCCCGCCCGGAGCTCGGCCACGTCGACACCGAGGCCACCGAAGCCGCCGAGCGGGGCGCGCCGCCAGAACGAACCGAGGCCGCTTCATGA
- the paaF gene encoding phenylacetate--CoA ligase, which translates to MTALLDAAERMGREELEALQLERLRATLRHAYDRVGHYRKAFDLAGLRPDDCRSLADLARFPFTTKADLRDNYPFGMFAVPEEQVRRIHASSGTTGRPTVVGYTERDLDTWADVVARSIRAAGGRPGQKVHVAYGYGLFTGGLGAHYGAERLGCTVIPASGGMTGRQVQLIQDFRPEIIMVTPSYLLTLLDEFERQGIDPRTTSLKVGIFGAEPWTEEMRREIEERFAIDAVDIYGLSEVMGPGVAQECVETKDGLHIWEDHFYPEVVDPFTGEVLPEGSEGELVFTSLTKEAMPVIRYRTRDLTRLLPGTARVFRRMEKVTGRSDDLVILRGVNLFPTQIEEIVLRTPGVAPHFQLRLTREGRLDVLTVRAEARAGATPEQRAAAAASVAAAVKDGIGVSVGVEILDPETLERSVGKFRRIVDERERPGS; encoded by the coding sequence ATGACGGCTCTGCTGGACGCGGCGGAACGGATGGGCCGCGAGGAACTGGAGGCGCTGCAGCTGGAGCGGCTGCGGGCCACCCTGCGCCACGCCTACGACCGGGTCGGCCACTACCGGAAGGCGTTCGACCTGGCGGGACTGCGTCCGGACGACTGCCGTTCCCTCGCCGACCTGGCCAGGTTCCCGTTCACCACCAAGGCCGACCTGCGGGACAACTATCCGTTCGGGATGTTCGCCGTGCCCGAGGAGCAGGTGCGGCGGATCCACGCCTCCAGCGGGACGACCGGCCGCCCGACCGTCGTCGGCTACACGGAACGGGATCTGGACACCTGGGCGGACGTGGTGGCCCGCTCGATCAGGGCGGCCGGCGGGCGTCCCGGGCAGAAGGTCCATGTCGCGTACGGTTACGGGCTGTTCACCGGCGGTCTCGGCGCGCACTACGGCGCGGAGCGGCTGGGCTGCACGGTCATTCCCGCGTCGGGCGGGATGACGGGCCGGCAGGTCCAGCTGATCCAGGACTTCCGGCCCGAGATCATCATGGTGACGCCGTCGTACTTGCTGACCCTCCTCGACGAGTTCGAGCGGCAGGGCATCGATCCGCGGACGACGTCGCTGAAGGTGGGGATCTTCGGGGCCGAGCCGTGGACGGAGGAGATGCGCCGGGAGATCGAGGAGCGGTTCGCGATCGACGCGGTCGACATATACGGGCTGTCCGAGGTGATGGGCCCGGGCGTGGCGCAGGAGTGCGTGGAGACGAAGGACGGGCTGCACATCTGGGAGGACCACTTCTATCCCGAGGTGGTCGACCCGTTCACCGGCGAGGTGCTGCCGGAGGGGTCGGAGGGCGAGCTGGTGTTCACCTCGCTGACCAAGGAGGCCATGCCGGTGATCCGTTACCGGACCCGGGACCTGACCCGGCTGCTGCCGGGCACGGCCCGCGTGTTCCGGCGCATGGAGAAGGTCACCGGGCGCAGTGACGACCTGGTGATCCTGCGCGGGGTGAACCTCTTCCCGACCCAGATCGAGGAGATCGTGCTCCGGACGCCCGGGGTGGCGCCGCACTTCCAGCTCCGGCTGACCCGCGAGGGCCGGCTGGACGTGCTGACGGTGCGGGCGGAGGCCCGGGCGGGGGCGACGCCCGAACAGCGGGCGGCGGCCGCCGCGTCGGTCGCGGCGGCGGTCAAGGACGGGATCGGCGTCTCGGTCGGGGTGGAGATCCTGGATCCCGAGACGCTGGAGAGGTCGGTCGGCAAGTTCCGGCGGATCGTGGACGAGCGGGAGCGTCCCGGCAGTTGA